From the genome of Streptomyces sp. JH34:
GTGAAGCGAGGGGACGTCCATGGCTCTCCTTCGGGCGGGAACAAAGTCTTCGAACGTATCACTCCCGCCCCTGCGTCCCCTCCGGATATCGGGTCCCCGGAACATCGCTTTCCCGGGAAGGTGCTCAACGCACCGCGAACGCCGCGGGGTTGTCCAGGACGTCGTGCACCACCCGGGCCGCCGCGCCCCGTGCCGCGTCACCGGAGAGGGACGAGGCGCGCAGCCGGCTGCCGTTCTCGTGCCAGCGGCCGGAGACGACCCGGGCGGTGAGCTGGGCGTCGGCCGGGCCCTCCAGCCAGGGCATCAGGCCGCGGTAGATCCCGCCCAGCACGACGGCCTCCGGGTCGAAGAGGTTGACCGCGCCGGCCAGGACCACGCCCAGCCGGTCCCCCGCCTCACGCAGCGCGGTGACGGCCCGCTTCTCCCCGGCCGCGGCCCGCTGTTCCAGCTCCGCCAAGCCGCGCAGGCCCGTGTCCGGGTCGATGCCGGCAGCCCGCAGCAGCGCCGCCCGGCCCGCGTACTGCTCCAGGCAGCCGTGCGCCCCGCACCGGCAGAGCGGGCCCTTCGGGTCGACCACGACGTGGCCGATCTCGCCGGCGAACCCGTGGGCGCCCCGCAGGATCTCGCCGTTCACCACGAGCGCGCCGCCCACGCCGATCTCACCCGTGAGATAGAGGAAGGTGCGTACGCCTTCGAGGCCGCCGAACCAGAGCTCGGCCAGGGCCGCCAGATTTGCCTCGTTCCCGGAGCCGACGGCCAGCGCCCGCCCGGCCGGACGCAGCGTGCTGAGCGCCTGTCCGAAGATGCCCTCGGCCGCGACCCTGGTCCAGCCGAGGTTCGGTGCCTGCCGGACGACGCCGCCGGAGACGAGTCCCGGCAGTGCCAGTTCGACGCCGACCACCCGCAGTTCCTGTTCCCGGGTGGAGGCGATGACGCGGTTGGTGAGCCGGGCGGCGTGGGCCAGGACCTCGGCGGGCGGCACGTCCCGGTGGTCGGTGTGCTCGGTGACCCGGACCCGGTCGGTGCCGGTGAGGTCGACGGCGCACACGGAGACGTAGTCGATGTTGATCTCCACGCCGAGCCCCGCCGGGCCCGTGCGGGAGAGCTTCAAGCCGGTACCGGGCCGTCCCGCGGATCCGCTGGAGGTCTTGCCGGACTCGCTGAGGCAGTCCAGGGCGAGCAGTTCCTCGACGAGGGAGGACACGGCGGCCCTGGTCAGTCCCACGAGGCTCGCCACCCTGGCCCGGGTGACCTCGCCCTCGTCGCGGACGGTCCGCAGGACCAGGCTCAGGTTGTGGCGCCGCACGGACTCGTGTCCGGCCTTGGCCGCCGGCGACGTGAGGTTGTTCTTCATCAGACCTTCGAGCCTAACGGGCGAAGGGCCGCACCCCGGGGGTGCGGCCCTTCGCCCACT
Proteins encoded in this window:
- a CDS encoding ROK family protein; the protein is MKNNLTSPAAKAGHESVRRHNLSLVLRTVRDEGEVTRARVASLVGLTRAAVSSLVEELLALDCLSESGKTSSGSAGRPGTGLKLSRTGPAGLGVEINIDYVSVCAVDLTGTDRVRVTEHTDHRDVPPAEVLAHAARLTNRVIASTREQELRVVGVELALPGLVSGGVVRQAPNLGWTRVAAEGIFGQALSTLRPAGRALAVGSGNEANLAALAELWFGGLEGVRTFLYLTGEIGVGGALVVNGEILRGAHGFAGEIGHVVVDPKGPLCRCGAHGCLEQYAGRAALLRAAGIDPDTGLRGLAELEQRAAAGEKRAVTALREAGDRLGVVLAGAVNLFDPEAVVLGGIYRGLMPWLEGPADAQLTARVVSGRWHENGSRLRASSLSGDAARGAAARVVHDVLDNPAAFAVR